Sequence from the Pseudomonas sp. LS.1a genome:
CATCGTGCAGTTCCAGGCCGACCTGTGCCAGGCGGCCGACCGCCAGGCCCTGATCGACTACCTGCACAACCATTACGACGGCCTGCGCGCCATCATCCACAACGCCTCGCTGTGGCTCGACGATGGCCTCGACAACCTCGAGACCATGTTCCGCCTGCACGTCGAAGCGCCCTACCACCTCAACCTGGCCCTGGGCGACCTGCTGGCCAAGGTGGAAAAGGCCGACATCATCCACATTTGCGACGAAACCTCATCGCGCGGCAGCAAAAGCCACATCGGCTATGCCGCGACCAAGGCCGCGTTGCAGAACATGGTGCTGTCGTTCGCCGAAAAATATGCGCCCAAGGTGCATGTGAACGGTATCCTGCCCGGGCTGCTGATCCTCAAGGAAGGGGGTGACGAAGCCTACCGCCAGCAAACCCTGAAAAAGGCCCTGCTGGAGTTCGAACCCGGCGCCGGCCCGCTGATCGAAACGGTCAAGTACCTGCTCGCCAGCCAGTACAGCACCGGCAGCCAGGTGGTCATCAACGGTGGCCGCCACCTGAAGAACCGCATGACCTGAGAGAAGCCCATGACCCCACAGCAACAGCTCGAACTCGAGGCCGCCGCGTTCCGGCGCCTGGTCGAACACCTGCAAAAGCGCACCGACGTGCAGAATATCGACCTGATGAACCTGTCCGGCTTCTGCCGCAACTGCCTGTCCAAGTGGTACAAGGCCGCGGCTGACGAGCGCCAGCTCGACCTGAGCCTGGATGACGCCCGCGAAGCGGTGTACGGCATGCCCTACGCCGAGTGGAAAGCCCAATACCAGAAAGAAGCCAGCGCCGACCAACAGGCGGCGTTCGAAAAAGGAAAACCCCGTGACTGACCTGAACACCCTGCGCGCCAGCCTGGCCAGCGGCCAACACGTGTTTGCCGACACCCTGGCGTTCATTGCCGACAACTACAACTACCAGCCTCAGGCCTTCGACAATGGCGGCGTGGCGAATGCGGCCGGGCAGAACGAAGGTTCCTGCAAGACCCTGGGGCTGGCGCTGCTGGAAGGGCTGAGTGACCAGGAAGCACTGCTGGCCTTTGGCGAACACTACCGTGACGTGGTGGCCACGCCCGAGGGCAGCGACCATGGCAATATCCGCGCGCTGATCAAGCATGGGCTGGCGGGCGTCAAGTTTGCCGAGCTGCCGCTTGCGCGCAAGGCTTGAGATAGCCGGGGCC
This genomic interval carries:
- the folM gene encoding dihydromonapterin reductase produces the protein MLGGNQRTDKLTAPNMNSPILVTGASQRVGLALALELAQAGHTVVSASRSVQPQAAHPNIVQFQADLCQAADRQALIDYLHNHYDGLRAIIHNASLWLDDGLDNLETMFRLHVEAPYHLNLALGDLLAKVEKADIIHICDETSSRGSKSHIGYAATKAALQNMVLSFAEKYAPKVHVNGILPGLLILKEGGDEAYRQQTLKKALLEFEPGAGPLIETVKYLLASQYSTGSQVVINGGRHLKNRMT
- a CDS encoding DUF1244 domain-containing protein, which translates into the protein MTPQQQLELEAAAFRRLVEHLQKRTDVQNIDLMNLSGFCRNCLSKWYKAAADERQLDLSLDDAREAVYGMPYAEWKAQYQKEASADQQAAFEKGKPRD
- a CDS encoding HopJ type III effector protein, whose protein sequence is MTDLNTLRASLASGQHVFADTLAFIADNYNYQPQAFDNGGVANAAGQNEGSCKTLGLALLEGLSDQEALLAFGEHYRDVVATPEGSDHGNIRALIKHGLAGVKFAELPLARKA